In Candidatus Promineifilum breve, one genomic interval encodes:
- a CDS encoding peptidylprolyl isomerase, with product MSKNQARTPSVSERRKQEELRRQKERQRNLMIGGIVVAVLAAIALLVYLRGRADEATTTETTTVTAGERPLAALEPAQRNNYFSEAPAMTIDTAKDYTAVIRMEDGGEMRLNLFDDEAPLAVNNFVFLANQGFYDGTTFHRVLVDFMAQGGDPTGTGGGGPGYAFADEVDTGRTFDGRGLLAMANPGVPDSNGSQFFITFAPADHLNGLHTIFGELVEGDETLSGLTLRDPASATEPGDVITEITIIEE from the coding sequence ATGTCCAAGAATCAAGCCCGAACCCCGTCCGTATCCGAGCGGCGGAAGCAAGAGGAGTTGCGCCGCCAAAAGGAGCGGCAACGCAATCTGATGATCGGCGGTATCGTCGTCGCCGTGCTGGCGGCCATCGCGCTATTAGTCTACTTGCGGGGGCGCGCCGACGAAGCGACCACCACCGAGACGACCACCGTAACCGCCGGCGAGCGGCCGTTGGCAGCCCTCGAACCGGCCCAACGCAACAATTACTTCAGCGAAGCACCGGCCATGACCATCGACACGGCTAAGGATTATACGGCCGTGATCCGTATGGAAGACGGCGGCGAGATGCGATTGAACCTGTTTGACGACGAAGCGCCGCTGGCCGTCAACAATTTCGTCTTTCTGGCTAATCAGGGCTTCTATGACGGCACAACCTTCCATCGCGTCCTGGTCGACTTCATGGCCCAGGGCGGCGACCCGACCGGCACCGGCGGGGGCGGCCCCGGTTACGCGTTCGCCGATGAGGTCGATACCGGCCGGACGTTCGACGGCCGCGGCCTGTTGGCAATGGCAAACCCCGGTGTGCCGGACAGTAACGGCAGCCAATTCTTCATCACGTTCGCCCCGGCCGACCACTTGAACGGCCTGCATACCATCTTCGGCGAACTGGTAGAAGGGGACGAGACGTTGAGCGGTCTCACGCTGCGCGACCCGGCGTCGGCGACGGAGCCGGGGGACGTTATCACCGAGATCACGATTATCGAGGAGTAA
- a CDS encoding gamma-butyrobetaine hydroxylase-like domain-containing protein — MTNKVRPTHVTADRERRVVIIQWSDGRECSYSFAGLRAVCPCVLCQGGHALMGRPADRLLLAKSQNDALNLDAATPVGSYAVQFAWNDGHDSGIYTWDYLYEAGL; from the coding sequence ATGACGAACAAGGTTAGACCCACCCACGTGACCGCCGACCGCGAGCGGCGCGTCGTGATCATTCAGTGGAGCGATGGACGGGAATGCAGCTATTCGTTTGCCGGGCTGCGGGCGGTTTGCCCATGCGTGCTGTGCCAGGGGGGCCACGCCCTGATGGGCCGCCCGGCCGACAGGCTGCTGCTGGCGAAGAGCCAGAACGACGCGCTCAATCTCGACGCGGCCACGCCTGTCGGCAGCTATGCCGTCCAGTTCGCCTGGAACGACGGCCACGATTCCGGCATCTACACCTGGGATTATCTGTACGAGGCGGGCTTGTAG
- a CDS encoding CAP domain-containing protein: MISRARLLPIGVLALLLGAALLFWRPTSSAVLYSGYARADSGPLALEVIVDPPVGLPGDTLRLSVRVTNNGPLPLTPSVVLQLPRGLAADMYGLPSGATFNIQEQQIDWLPVVSPGVAVEFAIDLVVETADVLAPEQAATAILRHQGDERQAAAPLWLGIPPLVSDVLAQQRVAVGQPIQLQADVAGPGPIATVWDLGDGRRLDLAAPEVVFPTAGRHTIALEASNPGGRVVRRFELTVLPDPVADFRPDDDSPAIGQPVTFLNAGGGQPPLNVFWDFGDGATLLGEQQPTHTYRQGGVYRVRLTIENDFGRSEAVWDVTVGEAPIADMVVAERAAVGQPLTGQAFGDATTNRYTWDMGDGRTYEGATVSHYYRRPGDYYVSLTADNGYGQTQVGRWVRVDPGITTIFMPLAAHAAAETVAAWSADTQGAVTLDPAVGALSEVFVLDPIPFPPQMTGAEQLLAYINAARARFELPPLPYNFELSAAAQAHALDKSRFPDNPHTGSDGTTGAERLLRNGYRGGYAGEATAWGFTDPRLAVEFWVNSDSHRPLILNRATTDIGVGYVVDFASANVWHWTAEFGLSYGAPARAVLRSLLPDGGYAALDTEVINFNWMWPLPLAAGERFVVYLVDGIELEPVGDIAQPVYGSRYVLSADTLAATRLLSAGEATAATYEWLVRLEDGLGGILAESERRPIAIAPDPAAIQPTVAPTAAIVTATSPAPTPTATTTPQPTDEPPSNEPPPPAVVTATPLPTATPQPTPTAP, translated from the coding sequence ATGATTTCCCGTGCTCGCCTGTTGCCGATCGGCGTTTTGGCGCTATTGCTGGGAGCCGCGTTGTTGTTTTGGCGGCCAACCTCTTCGGCTGTCCTCTATTCCGGCTATGCCCGCGCCGATAGCGGGCCGCTGGCGCTGGAAGTCATCGTCGATCCCCCTGTCGGTCTCCCCGGCGATACCCTGCGCCTGAGCGTGCGCGTCACGAACAACGGCCCGTTACCGCTGACGCCCTCGGTGGTGCTGCAATTGCCGCGCGGGCTGGCGGCCGATATGTACGGCCTGCCGTCGGGGGCCACCTTCAACATTCAGGAGCAACAGATCGATTGGCTGCCCGTCGTGTCGCCGGGGGTCGCGGTGGAATTCGCCATCGATTTAGTCGTGGAAACGGCCGACGTGCTGGCCCCGGAGCAGGCGGCCACCGCCATATTGCGCCACCAGGGCGACGAGCGACAGGCCGCCGCCCCACTGTGGCTGGGCATCCCGCCGCTGGTGAGCGACGTGTTGGCCCAGCAACGGGTGGCCGTCGGCCAACCCATCCAACTCCAGGCCGACGTGGCCGGCCCCGGCCCCATCGCCACCGTCTGGGACTTGGGCGACGGCCGGCGGCTCGATCTAGCCGCGCCAGAAGTCGTTTTTCCCACCGCCGGGCGGCACACCATCGCCCTGGAGGCATCCAACCCCGGCGGGCGGGTCGTTCGCCGCTTCGAGTTGACGGTCTTGCCCGATCCGGTGGCCGACTTCCGGCCCGATGACGATTCCCCGGCCATCGGCCAGCCGGTCACCTTCCTTAATGCCGGCGGCGGCCAACCGCCGCTCAACGTCTTTTGGGACTTTGGCGACGGGGCCACGCTCTTGGGCGAGCAACAGCCGACCCATACCTACCGGCAGGGCGGCGTCTATCGCGTCCGCCTGACCATCGAGAACGATTTCGGCCGCTCCGAGGCCGTGTGGGACGTGACCGTCGGCGAAGCCCCCATCGCCGACATGGTTGTGGCCGAGCGCGCCGCCGTGGGCCAACCCCTGACCGGGCAGGCGTTCGGCGACGCCACCACCAACCGCTACACCTGGGACATGGGCGATGGCCGCACCTACGAAGGGGCCACCGTCAGCCATTATTACCGGCGGCCAGGCGATTACTATGTGTCCCTGACCGCCGATAACGGCTACGGCCAGACGCAGGTCGGCCGCTGGGTGCGGGTTGACCCCGGTATCACCACCATCTTTATGCCGTTGGCCGCCCACGCCGCGGCTGAAACGGTGGCCGCGTGGAGCGCCGACACCCAGGGGGCTGTCACGCTCGATCCGGCCGTGGGCGCGCTGAGCGAGGTGTTCGTCCTCGACCCCATTCCCTTCCCGCCGCAGATGACCGGGGCGGAACAGTTGCTGGCCTACATCAACGCCGCCCGCGCGCGCTTTGAGTTGCCGCCGTTGCCCTATAACTTTGAACTGAGCGCCGCCGCCCAGGCCCATGCCCTCGACAAATCGCGCTTCCCCGACAACCCCCACACCGGTTCCGACGGCACCACCGGGGCCGAGCGCCTCTTGCGCAATGGCTATCGCGGCGGCTATGCCGGCGAAGCCACCGCCTGGGGCTTCACCGACCCGCGGCTGGCGGTGGAGTTTTGGGTCAATAGCGACTCCCACCGGCCGCTCATCCTGAACCGGGCGACGACCGACATCGGCGTCGGCTACGTGGTCGATTTCGCCTCGGCCAACGTCTGGCACTGGACGGCCGAGTTTGGTCTCAGCTATGGCGCGCCGGCCCGCGCCGTCTTGCGCTCGCTGCTGCCCGATGGCGGCTACGCCGCCCTCGACACGGAAGTGATTAATTTTAACTGGATGTGGCCGCTGCCCCTGGCCGCCGGCGAGCGCTTTGTGGTCTATTTGGTGGACGGCATCGAACTCGAGCCGGTGGGCGATATCGCCCAGCCGGTTTATGGCAGTCGTTACGTCCTGTCGGCCGACACGTTGGCCGCGACCCGCCTGCTGTCTGCCGGAGAAGCCACGGCCGCCACGTATGAGTGGCTGGTGCGGCTGGAGGACGGGCTAGGCGGGATATTGGCCGAGAGCGAGCGGCGGCCAATCGCCATCGCCCCCGATCCGGCGGCCATTCAGCCCACCGTTGCCCCCACAGCGGCCATCGTCACGGCCACATCGCCCGCGCCGACGCCCACCGCCACAACAACACCGCAACCGACGGATGAGCCGCCATCCAACGAGCCGCCGCCGCCGGCCGTCGTCACCGCCACGCCTTTGCCCACCGCCACGCCACAGCCGACGCCGACGGCTCCCTGA
- a CDS encoding protein kinase domain-containing protein, which yields MADEQIVFNGRYRVLDRIGSGGMSVVYRAQDLSLGRIVAVKVLHENLTDDEGFLRRFQREAHAVANLSHPNIVTVHDIGEDNNRHYIVMEFVDGRTLKQLVRLQNQQGRPLIISQALDLGIQICAGIGYAHRANLIHCDVKSQNMLITRDERVKVADFGIARAMSEATQHTLDGQIWGTPHYFSPEQAAGQAASPASDVYAIGVVLFELLTGRLPFLADTPTALALKHMQEPPPRASEFNPLVPHQLDQILLKVLSKEPAARYRTGDQLGRILSAYRESSLQATAPISLLDLEMPAYELSTAVYPRPTDNDPAYLPTDEIIIHGGEGRPGAARPSRETVQPTTAAPTTGRDWAAIALGILAVAALLGLIPLWYFVFLAYSG from the coding sequence ATGGCAGACGAGCAGATAGTTTTTAACGGGCGCTATCGCGTCCTGGATCGCATCGGCAGCGGCGGCATGTCGGTCGTTTATCGCGCGCAGGACCTTTCGCTGGGCCGCATTGTGGCCGTGAAGGTCTTGCACGAGAATCTGACCGATGATGAAGGCTTCCTGCGCCGCTTCCAGCGCGAAGCCCATGCCGTCGCCAATCTCTCCCATCCCAACATCGTCACCGTCCACGACATCGGCGAAGACAACAACCGCCATTACATCGTGATGGAGTTTGTCGACGGCCGCACCCTAAAGCAATTGGTGCGCCTGCAAAACCAGCAGGGCCGGCCGCTCATCATCAGCCAGGCCCTCGACCTGGGCATCCAGATTTGCGCCGGCATCGGCTATGCCCACCGCGCCAACCTGATTCACTGCGACGTCAAATCCCAGAACATGCTCATCACCCGCGACGAGCGGGTCAAGGTGGCCGATTTCGGCATCGCCCGGGCCATGAGCGAGGCCACCCAGCACACGCTGGACGGCCAGATTTGGGGCACGCCCCACTACTTTTCGCCCGAACAGGCCGCCGGCCAGGCGGCCTCCCCGGCTTCCGACGTCTATGCCATCGGCGTCGTGCTGTTCGAACTTCTGACCGGCCGCCTGCCCTTCTTGGCCGATACGCCCACCGCCCTGGCGCTGAAGCACATGCAGGAACCGCCGCCCCGCGCCTCGGAGTTCAACCCCCTGGTGCCGCACCAACTGGATCAGATATTGCTGAAAGTTCTATCCAAAGAACCGGCGGCGCGCTACCGGACGGGCGACCAGCTCGGCCGCATCCTGAGCGCCTACCGGGAGAGCAGCCTGCAAGCGACCGCGCCGATCTCGCTGCTCGATCTGGAAATGCCGGCCTACGAACTATCGACCGCCGTCTACCCACGCCCCACCGACAACGACCCGGCCTATTTGCCCACCGATGAAATCATTATTCATGGCGGCGAGGGACGGCCGGGGGCAGCCCGTCCCAGTCGTGAAACGGTTCAACCAACCACCGCCGCCCCCACGACCGGCCGCGACTGGGCGGCCATCGCCCTCGGTATCCTGGCCGTCGCGGCGCTGCTGGGACTCATCCCCTTATGGTACTTTGTATTCCTGGCCTACAGCGGCTAA
- the ftsH gene encoding ATP-dependent zinc metalloprotease FtsH encodes MNSTRLTRWLVYLLIGAAIAAVLWSYSSAPTAQNDIPISQLAQEIQANEVAELIVAGNGRDVTVIYATNDRQPARATVSSVSSIEEVLATYGVTSENYSDDKPVITYERPSPWGNGGVLNLVGIFLPVLLIAGFFYFIFRQAQGTNNQAMSFGKSRARMFTGDHPTVGFGDVAGCDEAKEELEEIVEFLKEPEKFVSFGARIPKGVLLVGSPGTGKTLLAKAVSGEAGVPFFSIAGSEFVEMFVGVGASRVRDLFEQAKRNSPCIIFIDEIDAVGRQRGAGLGGSHDEREQTLNQILVEMDGFDTDTHVIILAATNRPDILDPALLRPGRFDRRVVIDRPDVRGREAIFRVHLRGKPVANVVDVNVLAKATPGFVGADIENTVNEAALLAARRNRKNIGMSEFQEAIERVQLGPERKSRIMSREEKELTAYHEAGHAMVSHYLPHAQTLRKVTIIPRGMAGGVTWYLDEDSSFMTRSKFEAIIATALGGRVAEELVFGEITTGASNDLQQVTRLARAMVTQYGMSTEMGLRVYGEKQELVFLGREISEQRDYSDAVAEQIDAEVRRIIDSAHQLATEILTRERDKLNMISQRLLEVETLEAEEFIALMEGKDVPTPPPSGAPKINLPKPTEAGDRPRPTLDLPPSPSPA; translated from the coding sequence ATGAATTCGACCCGCTTGACAAGGTGGCTCGTCTACCTTCTGATAGGGGCGGCAATTGCGGCCGTTCTGTGGAGCTATAGCTCCGCGCCCACGGCGCAAAATGACATTCCGATCAGCCAATTGGCACAAGAGATTCAGGCCAACGAAGTGGCCGAATTGATCGTGGCCGGCAATGGTCGCGACGTGACGGTCATCTACGCCACCAATGACCGCCAGCCGGCCCGCGCTACCGTCAGTAGCGTCAGTTCAATCGAAGAGGTGTTGGCGACCTATGGCGTCACCAGCGAAAATTATAGCGACGATAAACCGGTTATCACCTACGAGCGGCCCAGCCCGTGGGGCAACGGCGGCGTGCTCAATCTGGTCGGCATCTTCTTGCCCGTCTTGCTCATCGCCGGCTTCTTCTACTTCATCTTCCGCCAGGCGCAAGGCACGAACAATCAGGCCATGTCGTTCGGCAAGAGCCGGGCGCGCATGTTCACCGGCGACCATCCGACGGTCGGCTTCGGGGACGTGGCCGGCTGCGACGAGGCCAAGGAAGAGTTGGAAGAGATCGTCGAATTCCTGAAAGAGCCGGAGAAGTTCGTCAGCTTCGGCGCGCGCATCCCCAAGGGCGTCTTGCTGGTCGGCAGCCCCGGCACGGGCAAGACGCTGCTGGCCAAGGCCGTTTCGGGCGAGGCCGGTGTGCCCTTCTTCTCCATTGCCGGCTCGGAATTCGTCGAGATGTTTGTCGGCGTCGGGGCCAGTCGGGTGCGCGACCTGTTCGAGCAGGCCAAGCGCAACAGCCCGTGCATCATCTTCATCGACGAGATCGACGCCGTGGGCCGCCAGCGCGGGGCCGGTTTGGGCGGCTCCCACGACGAACGCGAGCAAACGCTCAACCAGATTCTGGTCGAAATGGACGGCTTCGACACCGACACCCACGTCATCATCCTGGCCGCCACCAATCGCCCCGACATCCTCGACCCGGCGCTGCTGCGGCCGGGCCGCTTCGACCGCCGCGTCGTCATCGACCGGCCCGACGTGCGCGGCCGCGAGGCCATCTTCCGCGTCCACCTGCGCGGCAAACCCGTCGCCAATGTCGTCGATGTCAACGTGCTGGCTAAGGCCACCCCCGGCTTCGTCGGCGCCGACATCGAGAATACGGTCAACGAGGCCGCCCTGCTGGCCGCCCGCCGTAACCGCAAGAATATCGGCATGAGCGAGTTCCAGGAAGCCATCGAGCGCGTCCAGCTTGGCCCGGAACGCAAGAGCCGGATCATGTCGCGCGAGGAAAAAGAGCTGACCGCCTACCACGAGGCGGGCCACGCCATGGTCAGCCACTACCTGCCCCACGCCCAGACCCTGCGTAAGGTGACCATCATCCCGCGCGGCATGGCCGGCGGCGTGACCTGGTATCTGGATGAAGATAGCAGCTTTATGACCCGTTCCAAATTCGAGGCCATCATCGCCACCGCCCTGGGTGGCCGCGTGGCCGAAGAACTCGTCTTCGGCGAGATCACCACCGGGGCCAGCAACGACCTGCAACAGGTGACGCGGCTGGCGCGGGCGATGGTCACCCAGTATGGGATGAGCACCGAAATGGGCTTAAGAGTGTATGGCGAGAAGCAGGAACTGGTCTTCCTCGGCCGCGAGATCAGCGAGCAGCGCGATTACTCCGACGCGGTGGCCGAACAGATCGACGCCGAAGTGCGCCGCATTATCGATTCGGCCCACCAACTGGCGACCGAGATTCTGACCCGCGAGCGCGACAAGCTGAACATGATCTCGCAACGGCTGCTGGAGGTCGAGACGCTGGAGGCCGAGGAATTCATCGCCCTCATGGAAGGCAAGGATGTGCCGACCCCGCCGCCGAGCGGCGCTCCGAAGATCAATCTACCCAAACCGACCGAGGCCGGCGACCGCCCCCGCCCGACGCTCGACTTGCCGCCGTCGCCTTCGCCGGCCTAA
- the lysA gene encoding diaminopimelate decarboxylase has product MSKQSPVDTPFHYRAGELTCENVPLARVVAAVDTPVYVYSRAEIESRARTYVATAADVTGGAALVCYAVKANGNPALLRLLAAAGLGADVTSGGELFLARHAGFPATNIIFSGVGKKGGEIAEALAAGIRAIHVESEMELAAVAAAAARQGVVAPIGVRVNPDVSADTHPYISTGLRDHKFGVPRERAAAILRAAAADPWLRPVGLAAHIGSQITDLAPFAQSVGFLVALADGLKAEGITLDYIDAGGGLGIDYQGPAPDVAAWVRAVGPQVSAAGYRLVVEPGRSIVGRAGALLTRVVYTKDQGEKRFVIADAGMTDLIRPTLYQAYHPIVPLVESASAPETVDIVGPICETSDFLARARSLPPVARGDLLAILHAGAYGYAMSSNYNGHLRPAEVLVEGDSFQVIRRRQTYDDLLSGT; this is encoded by the coding sequence ATGTCCAAACAATCCCCGGTTGATACCCCTTTCCACTATCGCGCCGGCGAACTCACTTGTGAAAACGTGCCGCTGGCCCGTGTCGTCGCCGCGGTGGATACGCCGGTCTACGTCTATAGCCGGGCCGAAATAGAGAGCCGGGCGCGCACCTACGTGGCGACGGCCGCCGACGTGACCGGCGGCGCGGCTCTGGTGTGCTACGCCGTGAAGGCCAACGGCAACCCGGCCTTACTGCGCTTGCTGGCCGCGGCCGGCCTGGGCGCCGACGTCACCAGCGGCGGTGAACTGTTCCTGGCCCGCCACGCCGGTTTTCCGGCGACGAACATCATCTTCTCCGGCGTGGGCAAGAAGGGCGGCGAAATCGCCGAGGCGCTGGCGGCCGGCATTCGCGCCATCCACGTCGAATCGGAGATGGAACTGGCCGCCGTGGCCGCCGCGGCCGCACGGCAGGGCGTCGTGGCTCCCATTGGCGTGCGCGTTAACCCCGACGTCAGCGCCGACACCCACCCCTACATCAGCACCGGCCTGCGCGACCACAAGTTCGGCGTGCCCCGCGAGCGGGCGGCGGCCATTCTGCGCGCCGCCGCGGCCGACCCCTGGCTGCGTCCCGTCGGTCTGGCCGCCCATATCGGCTCGCAGATCACCGACCTGGCCCCCTTCGCTCAATCGGTCGGCTTCCTCGTCGCCCTGGCCGACGGGCTGAAGGCCGAGGGGATCACCCTCGACTACATCGATGCCGGCGGCGGGCTGGGCATCGACTATCAAGGCCCCGCGCCCGACGTGGCCGCCTGGGTGCGCGCCGTCGGCCCCCAGGTGAGCGCGGCCGGCTACCGGCTGGTCGTCGAGCCGGGGCGGTCGATTGTCGGCCGGGCCGGGGCGCTGCTGACTCGCGTCGTCTATACCAAGGATCAGGGCGAAAAACGGTTCGTCATCGCCGACGCCGGCATGACCGACCTCATCCGGCCGACGCTCTATCAGGCCTATCACCCCATCGTGCCGTTGGTCGAATCCGCCAGCGCGCCGGAGACGGTCGACATCGTCGGCCCGATTTGCGAGACGAGCGACTTCCTGGCCCGCGCCAGATCGCTGCCGCCCGTCGCCCGCGGCGACCTGCTGGCCATCCTCCACGCCGGGGCCTATGGCTATGCCATGAGCTCCAATTACAACGGCCACCTGCGCCCGGCCGAGGTGCTGGTCGAGGGTGACTCGTTCCAGGTCATCCGCCGCCGGCAGACCTATGACGACTTGCTCTCCGGGACGTAG
- a CDS encoding valine--tRNA ligase, giving the protein MTEMPKAYDFHSTEQRLYQWWEENGWFRPEARPDGDPFVISIPPPNVTGELHMGHVMFVALEDLMIRRARMQGRAALWVPGSDHAGIATQLQVEKQLIKEGTTRVAAGREAFVRRAWDWKEEKGGAITNQLRRLGASCDWTRERFTLDEGLSAAVREAFVRLYRLGLIYQDEYLVNWSPGLQTAVSDLEVESNQETGVLYYFNYPIQGGGYLPVATTRPETILGDTAVAVHPADERFAAYVGRTALVPMLNREIPVIADEYVEMGFGTGALKITPGHDPNDFEIGRRHGLPVISIMNRDASLNAAAGPYAGLDRFQAREALWADMEAAGLTLKTEPHTLNIPRSQRGGEIVEPMVSKQWFVNTQPMAQMALEAVHSGRITIVPDHFVKTWDNWLNNIRPWCISRQLWWGHRIPVWHCADCGRQTVATTDPTACGHCGSAAITQDPDVLDTWFSSGLWPFSTLGWPEQTADLARYYPTDVMETGYDILFFWVARMVMAAALFTNDIPFHTVYLHGLVRDELGRKMSKSLDNVVDPLGEIEKNGTDALRFTLLTGATPGNDMNLAPERVESNRNFSNKIWNVARFIVRSYDRAKAADRPADMTATMSAADRWILARLAETNATVDRLMDGYLFGEAGRQVYDFFWDDFADWYVEVAKTQMSGGGAAAWTTLHTLTTVMDQTLRLLHPYMPYITEETWQAVRQAARESGLGIAPPEGWAEALIIADWPRPAPGEAAAAQDFELIRDLVRRIRNARAEAGVEPSRFIPALIAAGDKLSLLASERAALAALARLDGADLTIAADVTPPAQVVTLALGPITCYLPLAGMVDLAAERARLEKEAAELAQQIERLTGLLNSPFAQKAPAAVVQKERDKLADLEAGQREIRERLGAWE; this is encoded by the coding sequence ATGACCGAAATGCCCAAGGCTTACGATTTTCACAGCACCGAGCAGCGGCTCTATCAATGGTGGGAAGAGAACGGCTGGTTCCGGCCGGAGGCGCGACCGGACGGCGACCCGTTCGTCATCTCCATCCCCCCACCCAACGTGACCGGCGAACTCCACATGGGCCACGTGATGTTCGTCGCCCTGGAAGACTTGATGATCCGCCGGGCGCGGATGCAGGGGCGGGCCGCCCTGTGGGTTCCCGGCAGCGATCACGCCGGGATCGCCACGCAACTGCAAGTTGAGAAGCAACTGATCAAGGAAGGCACGACGCGCGTGGCCGCCGGCCGCGAGGCGTTTGTGCGCCGCGCCTGGGACTGGAAAGAAGAGAAAGGCGGGGCCATCACCAACCAACTGCGCCGGCTGGGGGCGTCGTGCGACTGGACGCGCGAGCGCTTCACGCTGGACGAGGGGCTGTCGGCCGCCGTCCGCGAGGCGTTCGTGCGCCTCTATCGGTTGGGTCTCATCTATCAGGATGAGTATCTGGTCAACTGGTCGCCGGGGCTACAGACGGCCGTCTCCGATCTGGAGGTGGAATCCAACCAGGAAACGGGCGTGCTCTACTATTTCAACTATCCGATTCAGGGCGGCGGCTATCTGCCGGTGGCGACGACCCGGCCGGAGACGATCCTGGGTGATACGGCCGTGGCGGTGCATCCGGCCGATGAACGCTTCGCCGCCTACGTGGGCCGCACGGCGCTGGTGCCCATGCTGAACCGCGAGATTCCGGTCATCGCCGACGAGTACGTGGAGATGGGCTTCGGCACCGGCGCGCTGAAGATCACCCCCGGCCACGACCCCAACGACTTCGAGATAGGCCGCCGCCACGGGTTGCCGGTCATCTCGATCATGAACAGGGACGCCTCGCTGAACGCCGCCGCCGGGCCGTATGCCGGTCTGGATCGCTTCCAGGCGCGGGAAGCGCTGTGGGCCGACATGGAAGCCGCGGGCCTGACGCTCAAGACCGAGCCACACACGCTCAACATCCCGCGCAGCCAGCGCGGCGGGGAGATCGTCGAGCCGATGGTCAGCAAGCAGTGGTTCGTCAATACGCAACCGATGGCCCAGATGGCGCTGGAGGCCGTCCATAGCGGCCGCATCACCATCGTGCCCGATCATTTCGTCAAGACGTGGGATAACTGGCTCAACAATATCCGGCCCTGGTGCATCAGCCGCCAGTTGTGGTGGGGGCATCGCATCCCCGTCTGGCATTGCGCCGATTGCGGGCGGCAGACGGTGGCGACCACCGACCCAACCGCCTGCGGGCATTGCGGCAGCGCGGCCATCACTCAGGACCCGGACGTGCTGGACACGTGGTTCAGCAGCGGCCTGTGGCCGTTCTCCACGCTGGGCTGGCCGGAGCAGACGGCCGATCTGGCCCGCTACTACCCGACCGACGTGATGGAGACGGGCTACGACATCCTGTTCTTCTGGGTGGCCCGCATGGTGATGGCCGCGGCGCTATTCACCAACGACATCCCCTTCCACACTGTCTATCTACATGGGTTGGTGCGCGATGAACTGGGCCGCAAAATGAGCAAATCGCTCGACAACGTGGTTGATCCCCTGGGCGAGATCGAGAAGAACGGCACGGATGCGCTGCGCTTTACGCTGCTGACCGGGGCCACGCCGGGCAACGATATGAATCTGGCCCCAGAGCGCGTGGAGAGCAACCGCAACTTCAGCAACAAAATATGGAACGTGGCTCGCTTCATTGTCCGCTCGTACGATCGGGCAAAGGCCGCCGACCGGCCGGCCGACATGACGGCGACGATGAGCGCGGCCGATCGCTGGATATTGGCCCGCTTGGCCGAGACGAACGCCACCGTCGACCGGCTGATGGACGGCTACCTATTCGGCGAGGCGGGGCGGCAGGTCTACGATTTCTTCTGGGACGATTTCGCCGACTGGTACGTCGAAGTCGCCAAGACGCAGATGAGCGGCGGCGGCGCGGCGGCGTGGACGACGCTCCACACGCTGACGACCGTCATGGATCAAACGCTGCGGCTGCTGCACCCTTATATGCCCTATATCACCGAAGAGACGTGGCAGGCGGTGCGGCAGGCGGCGCGGGAATCGGGGCTGGGCATTGCCCCGCCGGAGGGTTGGGCCGAGGCGCTCATCATCGCCGACTGGCCGCGACCCGCGCCGGGCGAGGCGGCGGCGGCCCAGGATTTCGAGTTAATCCGCGACTTGGTGCGACGCATTCGCAACGCGCGCGCCGAAGCCGGGGTGGAGCCGAGCCGCTTCATTCCCGCGCTCATCGCCGCCGGCGACAAATTGAGCCTGCTGGCAAGCGAACGGGCGGCGTTGGCGGCGCTGGCCCGCCTCGATGGGGCCGACCTGACCATCGCCGCCGACGTGACCCCGCCGGCCCAGGTGGTCACGTTGGCCCTTGGCCCCATCACCTGTTACCTGCCGCTGGCGGGCATGGTCGATCTGGCCGCCGAACGGGCGCGGTTGGAGAAAGAAGCGGCCGAACTGGCCCAGCAAATCGAGCGGCTGACCGGCTTGCTCAACAGCCCCTTCGCCCAAAAAGCGCCGGCGGCGGTGGTGCAGAAAGAGCGCGACAAGCTGGCCGATCTGGAAGCCGGGCAGCGCGAAATACGCGAACGGCTGGGCGCGTGGGAATGA